Proteins encoded together in one Lysinibacter cavernae window:
- a CDS encoding SDR family NAD(P)-dependent oxidoreductase, with protein sequence MKQELAGKRVAVIGAGGGIGRAICETLQANGADVIGLDLRGLDRLPEGVVGVECNLADVEQLGAVVAALYEEDARPISLVNSAGVVEENIGVEDMTIADFDRVMGVNFRGLFFACQAFGRELLARGGGGIVNIASMSGNYMVNYPQKQSVYNSSKAAVTAFTKSLAVEWAGRGVRVNALSPGYVGTPLLEQKTEMHAQWKENILLERFATPEEVAEAVLFLLSDRSTYFVGAELLMDGGITLR encoded by the coding sequence ATGAAGCAAGAACTCGCAGGAAAACGCGTAGCCGTCATCGGTGCCGGAGGTGGGATTGGGCGCGCAATTTGCGAGACGCTGCAGGCCAACGGCGCCGATGTTATCGGGTTGGACCTTCGCGGTCTCGACCGCTTGCCAGAAGGCGTTGTTGGGGTTGAGTGCAACCTCGCCGATGTTGAGCAGCTTGGCGCCGTTGTCGCCGCACTGTATGAAGAGGATGCCCGACCGATTTCCCTCGTCAACTCGGCTGGCGTCGTTGAAGAAAACATCGGCGTTGAAGACATGACCATTGCTGACTTCGACCGCGTGATGGGCGTCAACTTTCGGGGCCTCTTTTTTGCCTGCCAGGCGTTTGGTCGTGAACTCCTGGCGCGCGGCGGGGGCGGCATCGTAAATATCGCGTCGATGTCTGGCAACTACATGGTCAACTATCCGCAGAAGCAGAGCGTCTACAACTCCTCGAAGGCAGCTGTCACCGCATTTACCAAGTCGCTTGCCGTTGAGTGGGCCGGCCGCGGAGTTCGGGTGAACGCGCTCTCGCCCGGCTATGTTGGCACCCCACTGCTCGAACAGAAGACCGAAATGCATGCACAGTGGAAAGAGAACATTCTGCTTGAGCGCTTTGCGACGCCAGAGGAAGTGGCAGAGGCCGTGCTGTTTTTGCTGAGCGATCGATCAACCTATTTTGTGGGCGCTGAGCTGCTCATGGATGGCGGCATCACGCTCCGCTAG
- a CDS encoding zinc-dependent alcohol dehydrogenase family protein — MTEQIHGSTMNAVVFMGEGSWAVESIQRPTAGNGDVLLRVLQTGVCGTDEHLLHGGFIAKFPLVPGHEILAVVEAHGEGVSSPAIGTRVVLDNTIFCGECTACARGNDLFCENFTSLGCNAPGGFAEYLVAKASKVIEVTDLSDDVAVFTEPTACAVHGVDVLALKPASDVLILGAGPTGLILSQLLRMAGAARVTVAAPTASKLALAKRYGADHVVQLSRANPDQGMDELESIAPEGFDAVIEATGSTALLERAVSLTRTGGTILVYGLAGEEATSSIRPYEIFSRELTIKGSFAQAHCFDRAVIALRSGRIQTEGMITSRIPLDGFEAALDNLHNSEHIKTIVTLGRPE; from the coding sequence ATGACAGAGCAAATACACGGCAGCACCATGAACGCAGTTGTGTTCATGGGTGAAGGCTCCTGGGCTGTTGAGTCAATTCAGCGGCCCACCGCCGGCAACGGTGACGTGCTGCTGCGAGTGCTGCAAACCGGCGTCTGCGGAACCGACGAGCACCTGCTCCATGGAGGGTTCATCGCCAAGTTTCCCCTCGTGCCCGGCCATGAAATCCTGGCCGTTGTCGAAGCGCACGGCGAGGGCGTGAGCTCTCCAGCGATCGGCACGCGGGTAGTGCTAGACAACACGATCTTTTGCGGAGAATGCACTGCGTGTGCTCGGGGTAATGACCTGTTCTGCGAAAACTTCACCTCGCTCGGGTGCAATGCGCCCGGAGGCTTTGCCGAGTATCTCGTGGCGAAAGCCAGCAAGGTGATTGAGGTGACAGATCTGAGTGATGATGTTGCCGTCTTTACCGAACCAACTGCCTGCGCCGTCCACGGCGTTGACGTGCTTGCCCTCAAACCCGCATCCGATGTGCTCATCCTCGGGGCCGGCCCGACCGGGCTTATCCTCAGCCAGCTCCTCCGTATGGCTGGAGCTGCTCGCGTGACGGTTGCGGCACCAACCGCCTCGAAGCTTGCGCTCGCCAAACGCTACGGGGCCGACCACGTCGTGCAGCTCTCGCGGGCCAACCCCGATCAGGGCATGGATGAGCTTGAGTCAATCGCTCCTGAAGGTTTTGACGCGGTGATCGAAGCAACCGGCTCAACCGCCCTGCTTGAACGGGCCGTATCCCTGACCCGCACCGGGGGTACCATCCTTGTATATGGACTTGCCGGCGAGGAAGCCACCTCGAGCATCCGCCCGTACGAGATTTTCAGTCGTGAGCTCACGATCAAAGGATCATTCGCCCAGGCACACTGCTTCGACCGCGCCGTGATTGCGCTTCGGTCCGGTCGGATCCAAACCGAGGGCATGATCACGAGCAGAATCCCACTGGACGGATTTGAAGCGGCTCTCGATAACCTGCACAACTCGGAGCACATTAAAACGATCGTCACCCTCGGTCGCCCCGAATAA
- a CDS encoding glucose-6-phosphate isomerase family protein, with the protein MSGPIDQPTLLNIVKTGSLEGHTRVYRKNLGDMTGVYQDQPAYAEQRSSKGDDALVYSVEEQRYGNHDGALIVGTSTMLPGQYGNEFAVTRGHLHGISNRAELYYCLSGKGVMLLETIDGRSEAIEITPGQAVNVPGEWIHRSVNVGDEPFVTLFCYAADAGQDYTIIADAGGMKNLVVATADGWATAPNPAHTGYRAVSE; encoded by the coding sequence ATGAGCGGACCTATTGACCAGCCGACACTGCTGAACATCGTAAAAACGGGTTCTCTAGAAGGACACACTCGCGTGTACCGGAAGAACCTCGGCGACATGACCGGGGTCTACCAAGACCAGCCCGCCTACGCAGAACAGCGTTCCTCGAAAGGCGACGACGCCCTCGTATACAGCGTAGAAGAACAGCGATACGGCAACCACGACGGTGCACTCATCGTCGGAACCAGCACGATGCTTCCCGGACAGTACGGCAACGAATTTGCGGTCACTCGTGGGCACCTCCACGGAATCTCGAACAGAGCGGAACTCTACTACTGCCTCAGCGGCAAAGGCGTCATGCTCCTCGAAACCATCGACGGGCGCAGCGAGGCCATCGAGATTACGCCAGGCCAAGCCGTGAATGTTCCTGGTGAATGGATCCACCGCAGTGTCAACGTCGGTGACGAGCCCTTTGTCACGCTCTTTTGCTACGCCGCAGATGCAGGGCAGGACTACACCATCATTGCCGACGCAGGCGGAATGAAAAACCTCGTCGTTGCGACCGCCGACGGCTGGGCGACCGCACCAAACCCAGCGCACACCGGATACCGGGCGGTCTCGGAATGA
- a CDS encoding bifunctional 4-hydroxy-2-oxoglutarate aldolase/2-dehydro-3-deoxy-phosphogluconate aldolase, with the protein MTNSILNQLETIGVIPVVEIEHADHAVPLARALKAAGLPTMEVTLRTAAALEAIERISDNVDDFLVGAGTLLTEQNVSDAIAAGAAFGVSPGLDVPVATTAIEAGFPFVPGTITPSEVLAAVRLGFTKVKFFPAGQYGGASTLSALSSPLAATGVSFMPTGGVRLDNLGDYLGLSSVFAVGGTWIATKALITGEQFETIETNARQAAEAVATIRRK; encoded by the coding sequence ATGACCAACAGCATCCTGAACCAGCTCGAGACCATCGGGGTCATCCCCGTTGTGGAGATCGAGCACGCGGACCACGCCGTCCCGCTCGCCCGCGCGCTCAAAGCCGCAGGCCTCCCGACAATGGAAGTCACGCTCCGAACGGCTGCCGCTCTCGAAGCAATAGAGCGCATCAGCGACAACGTTGACGACTTCCTCGTTGGCGCAGGCACGCTACTCACCGAGCAGAACGTTTCCGACGCGATTGCGGCAGGAGCCGCGTTCGGCGTATCCCCCGGGCTGGATGTTCCCGTCGCCACGACGGCCATCGAGGCGGGCTTCCCCTTCGTCCCAGGCACAATCACTCCGAGCGAGGTACTCGCCGCAGTGCGCCTCGGCTTCACGAAGGTGAAGTTTTTTCCCGCCGGGCAGTACGGAGGGGCATCCACGCTCTCGGCCCTCTCGTCGCCGCTCGCCGCAACCGGCGTTTCGTTTATGCCAACGGGCGGGGTGCGGCTCGATAACCTCGGCGACTACCTTGGCCTGTCCTCCGTTTTTGCTGTCGGAGGCACGTGGATCGCAACAAAGGCCCTCATTACGGGCGAGCAGTTCGAGACGATCGAAACCAACGCGCGCCAGGCCGCAGAGGCCGTTGCCACCATCCGTAGAAAGTAA
- a CDS encoding shikimate dehydrogenase family protein, with amino-acid sequence MTTPLTYRFDTLQPAEKPTLYFIGVTTAGSSIRQVFPQWADALGLRNVQLVGIDLPLHADPEEYRRVTEFIKADPLSLGALVTTHKIDMFHAAKDLFDRIDPLAELMDEISCISKRDGELWVHAKDPISSGFALEAFIPESHWSEHPEAQAFILGAGGSAVAISWYLTRAERGAEVPAGIVVTNRSPKRLEMLQDIYAAAGAKTPLTTVLAPSPELNDAALSRVPAGSVVINATGLGKDAPGSPLTDAAVFPQGSIAWDLNYRGDLVFLDQARTQSADRNVTVVDGWDYFLHGWTQVIAEVFHITIPTSGPEFERLSAIAASTRS; translated from the coding sequence ATGACAACTCCCCTGACCTACCGCTTCGACACCCTTCAACCAGCCGAAAAACCAACGCTGTATTTCATCGGCGTCACCACGGCCGGTTCCTCAATTCGCCAGGTTTTCCCTCAGTGGGCGGATGCCCTCGGCCTTCGGAATGTGCAGCTCGTTGGCATCGACCTCCCCCTTCACGCCGACCCCGAGGAATATCGCCGCGTGACCGAGTTCATCAAGGCTGACCCGCTCAGCCTCGGCGCACTCGTCACGACACACAAGATCGACATGTTTCACGCGGCCAAAGACCTGTTTGACCGCATCGATCCCCTCGCCGAGCTCATGGACGAAATCAGCTGCATTTCAAAACGTGACGGCGAACTCTGGGTGCACGCCAAGGACCCAATCTCATCCGGTTTTGCGCTTGAAGCGTTTATTCCTGAGTCACACTGGTCTGAGCATCCAGAGGCGCAGGCTTTTATTCTTGGGGCCGGCGGCTCCGCCGTTGCGATCAGCTGGTACCTGACCCGCGCGGAGCGTGGTGCTGAGGTACCAGCCGGCATCGTGGTCACAAACCGCAGCCCAAAGCGGCTCGAGATGCTGCAAGATATCTACGCAGCGGCCGGCGCAAAGACGCCCCTCACAACGGTGCTGGCGCCGTCTCCAGAGCTCAACGATGCGGCGCTCTCGCGCGTTCCGGCAGGCTCGGTTGTGATCAACGCGACCGGGCTTGGCAAGGATGCGCCGGGCTCGCCACTCACCGATGCCGCAGTTTTCCCACAGGGCAGCATTGCCTGGGATCTGAACTACCGCGGTGATCTTGTGTTCCTTGACCAGGCGCGCACCCAATCGGCAGACCGCAACGTCACGGTTGTTGACGGGTGGGATTACTTCCTCCATGGGTGGACCCAGGTCATCGCCGAGGTGTTCCACATCACCATCCCAACGTCGGGCCCTGAGTTCGAGCGCCTGTCCGCGATCGCCGCAAGCACCCGGTCCTAA
- a CDS encoding NAD(P)-dependent oxidoreductase gives MKILVTPRSMTKPGLDAVAELQPLRDAGYELVSIAPGKLPGKDELLNVVGSVHGWIAGVEPIDADVLAAAGLLRVISRNGVGSESIDTDAAQRLGIEVRVARGANSRGVAELAFGLILSGLREIPAADRVLRGGGWERQLGREIADATVGIVGYGAIGRMLAQFCAALGATVLTYDPFSSPEPGSAVEAVTLDELFSRADVISLHTPPAADGTALVTAGLLATVQRGSILVNTARSALVDADAVTAALNDGRLSAYAVDAFDTEPPTLTSLLTHERTILTPHLGGYTDASTRRATQLAVENLLATIESSRNN, from the coding sequence ATGAAGATCCTTGTGACTCCCCGATCGATGACCAAACCAGGCCTTGACGCCGTTGCCGAGCTCCAGCCACTCCGCGATGCCGGTTACGAACTCGTAAGCATCGCCCCCGGCAAACTCCCGGGCAAAGACGAACTCCTCAACGTGGTTGGCTCAGTTCACGGCTGGATTGCCGGAGTTGAGCCCATCGACGCCGACGTACTTGCCGCAGCCGGTTTGCTTCGTGTCATCAGCCGCAACGGTGTTGGGTCTGAATCGATAGATACGGATGCTGCGCAGCGGCTTGGCATCGAGGTGCGCGTTGCGAGGGGCGCAAACTCGCGAGGCGTTGCCGAGCTCGCCTTTGGGCTCATCCTGAGCGGCCTTCGAGAAATTCCCGCCGCAGACCGTGTGCTCCGCGGCGGCGGATGGGAGCGGCAGCTCGGTCGAGAAATCGCGGATGCAACGGTTGGAATTGTCGGCTACGGCGCCATCGGCCGAATGCTCGCGCAGTTTTGCGCCGCCCTCGGGGCAACCGTGCTCACCTACGACCCGTTCAGCTCGCCAGAGCCGGGTTCTGCGGTCGAAGCCGTGACGCTTGACGAACTCTTCTCAAGGGCCGATGTCATTTCGCTCCACACCCCGCCGGCCGCCGACGGCACGGCGCTTGTCACCGCAGGACTCCTGGCAACCGTTCAGCGCGGCAGTATCCTGGTCAACACGGCGCGCTCCGCTCTCGTCGACGCGGATGCCGTGACCGCCGCACTGAACGATGGACGGCTCTCCGCCTACGCGGTTGATGCGTTTGATACCGAGCCGCCAACGCTCACGAGCTTATTGACCCACGAGCGCACCATCCTGACGCCGCACCTCGGCGGCTACACCGACGCAAGCACCCGACGGGCGACGCAACTCGCGGTAGAGAACCTTCTGGCTACAATCGAGAGCAGCCGCAATAATTAG
- a CDS encoding SIS domain-containing protein, whose translation MHTPADVPLLELLRARLPELRKSEQKVAQLVIEEPSFVVSSTMASLAEAAGVSEPTVMRFCTGLGIGGFQAFKMKLAQALAIGLPTTYSSIARDDSVEVISTKVFDHTISSLDRARGSLDAGQIEQTVQAILEAQRMTFIGLGASGIIALDAEQKESLFGIPCSAPVDSHQQFIAAAMAEPGQLFFVISNTGRTDSINKTAEVAAANGATVIGITGEHDAPLLKHCQFAIVTKTFEDTDVFTPTVSRLAGLVLIDILATAVAARRGTEHLDRIASMKEGLARFRTASSEA comes from the coding sequence GTGCACACCCCAGCCGACGTTCCTCTGCTTGAGCTTCTCCGGGCACGGTTGCCCGAACTCCGCAAATCGGAACAGAAGGTAGCGCAGCTTGTCATCGAGGAGCCGTCGTTTGTGGTCTCCTCGACCATGGCCTCGCTCGCCGAGGCTGCCGGGGTCAGCGAACCTACGGTCATGCGATTCTGCACTGGGCTCGGCATCGGGGGTTTCCAGGCGTTCAAGATGAAGCTTGCTCAGGCGCTCGCTATTGGGCTGCCAACCACGTACAGCTCGATTGCGCGCGACGACTCCGTCGAGGTCATCTCAACCAAGGTGTTTGACCACACCATCAGCAGCCTTGACCGGGCGCGAGGGTCGCTGGATGCCGGACAGATAGAGCAGACGGTGCAGGCTATCCTCGAGGCACAACGAATGACGTTCATCGGCCTCGGCGCTTCTGGCATCATTGCCCTCGACGCGGAGCAAAAAGAGTCGCTGTTTGGCATCCCGTGTTCGGCGCCCGTTGATTCTCACCAGCAATTCATCGCGGCCGCAATGGCCGAGCCTGGTCAACTCTTTTTTGTGATCTCGAACACCGGGCGCACAGATTCCATCAACAAAACCGCGGAGGTAGCAGCGGCAAACGGCGCGACGGTCATCGGCATCACCGGCGAGCACGATGCGCCGCTGCTCAAGCACTGCCAGTTCGCGATTGTTACCAAGACGTTTGAAGACACAGATGTGTTCACACCAACGGTCAGCCGCCTTGCCGGCCTTGTGCTCATCGACATTCTGGCAACCGCGGTGGCGGCGCGGCGCGGGACCGAGCACCTCGATCGAATCGCTTCGATGAAAGAGGGGCTGGCCCGCTTCCGCACGGCCTCGTCAGAGGCTTAG